A stretch of DNA from Anaerobacillus isosaccharinicus:
GATAAAAAAGATTCGATTTGGCTTTGCGACTTACACAAACATGGCTTAGTTCCTGGCAGTTTTATCCCGCCCTTGCTTATACGTCAAGTTCGAGATTTAATGCGATATCGTTTTAAACTTATCAATTTTAAGTCGAGTGAGAAAAACCGTGTTCAAAACTCGCTTACCGTTTCCAACATCATGATTTCAAGTGTAGTTTCAGATACATTTGGTGCAAGTTCTATGCGGATTATTAACCATATCTTAGATCATCCTGATGATATGGATTTTGATGTTTCATCGATGCTACACGGAAAGATGAAACACAAAACTGATACCATTGTTAAATCTATTCAAGGGCATTTGACGGAACCGCAAGCAGATAAAATGCGTGTATGCCTCGACCACATCGACAGTATTGAAAAGCACATCGCCGATATTGAATCTGTTGTTTTAAAACTAGTCCAACCCTACATGCCACAAATCCAATTGATATTGTCCCTACCAAGTATCAAGGATATCTTTACGGCTATCTCTATTCTTGGAGAAATCGGCATAGATATGTCTGTGTTTGTTTCTGACAAACATCTCTGTTCTTGGGCAGGGCTTACTCCGCAAAACAATGAAAGTGCAGGAAAGAAAAAATCTGTCCGTGTTTCGCGAGCTGGTGTGTATATCAAACCGTTACTAGTTCAATGTGCTAATGCTGCGATTAAGAGTAAAAAGTGTCCTTACTTTAAAATCCGTTATGACCAAATTAAGAAACGTCGAGGTCACAAAAAAGCGATTATTGCCATCGCGCATAAGCTACTCATTTGCATTTACCATATACTGAGTAAAAATGAACCTTTTAACGAAGAGTTATACAATACAGAAATCAAACCAAA
This window harbors:
- a CDS encoding IS110 family transposase — encoded protein: MLKIVYPICCGIDVHKKFVVATIGKTNKSGVTEYQTKQFSTFTEDLHRLLDWLKSQSCKHVCMESTGKYWHPVFNILEHDCDVVVANPKYVKGIRGKKTDKKDSIWLCDLHKHGLVPGSFIPPLLIRQVRDLMRYRFKLINFKSSEKNRVQNSLTVSNIMISSVVSDTFGASSMRIINHILDHPDDMDFDVSSMLHGKMKHKTDTIVKSIQGHLTEPQADKMRVCLDHIDSIEKHIADIESVVLKLVQPYMPQIQLILSLPSIKDIFTAISILGEIGIDMSVFVSDKHLCSWAGLTPQNNESAGKKKSVRVSRAGVYIKPLLVQCANAAIKSKKCPYFKIRYDQIKKRRGHKKAIIAIAHKLLICIYHILSKNEPFNEELYNTEIKPKTTYAPQITEEMALRYLKTLGYQIPDKLTHV